The nucleotide sequence GGATCTGGCTAAAAATCGGGTCATCTGTGCCAACCGCCCGCCAGTGCGGTTTGACCTGCTTTCCATTGATATTGGCAGTACACCTCAAAAACCGACTGTATTGGGCGATGAACAGGTCATCATACCCGCCAAACCCGTTCCTTTGTTTTTAGAAAACTGGCGGCGGATTGTTGAACAGGTCACCAAACATCCTGAACAACCTCTTTGTTTGGGAATTGTGGGTGGAGGTGTGGGTGGAGTAGAGCTGGCACTGAATGTGCAGTCTCGCCTGCGGGCAGTCCTGCGAGCAGCGAACAAATCGCCTGACGGTCTTACCTTCCACTTGTTTCACCGGGGCGCTCAGTTGATGCCCCAACACAATCGCTGGGTGCGATCGCACTTCCACCAATTGTTGATTCAGCGTGGCATCCAACTTCACTTGCAGGAAGAAGTCTACAAGGTGGAGGCACAGTCCATCCACTGTAAGTCTGGGCTGGTGGTGAATTGTGATTACGTTGTTTGGGTCACTCAGGCGGCGGCACCTGAGTGGTTGAAACAGGCGGGACTGGCCGTCGATGCAAAAGGGTTTGTGCTGGTAGACGACACCCTGCGATCGCTCTCCCATCCCCAGGTCTTTGCGGCTGGTGACATTGCAACCATGGTCAACCATCCCCGACCAAAGGCTGGTGTGTTTGCGGTGCGTCAGGGTAAGCCACTGGCTCAAAACTTGCAGCGTGCCCTCCAGGGAAAGCCACTCAAACCGTTTTCTCCCCAAAAACACTATCTCAGCCTGATTGGGACGGGCGATCGCTCAGCAGTTGCCTCCCGGGGTTCCTTTGGCTGGCACTCTCCACTGCTATGGACCTGGAAAGACGCCATTGATCGAACATTCATGGAGCAGTTCAGCCAGTTGCCGGAGATGCCAGGAAAGAGAAACAGCCACCAGAAATCAGGAGATCAGAAATCAGAGGCGCTGCTGAATAGCAGTATGAATTGGAACGAAGTTTCAATTCATACACACTCTAATTCATATCCAGATTCAGCAATGCCGAAATCAGAAGATAGGCAGGGGGGAAGAAACCTGGCTTCAAACCTGGGGCATCGCCTCAAAACTCAACCAATTGCTGAAATGCGCTGTGCTGGATGTGGTGCAAAAGTAGGCAGCACAACCCTGGAGCGGGTGCTCCAACGAATTCAGTCAGTTCCCTTTTCGCAGCACCCTCTTCCCACTGCACCCCATTCCTCTCGCCCCGACATTTTAATCGGGCTGGAAGCTTCTGACGATGCAGCCGTTGTGCAGGTGCCCGCCGGTATGGTGATGGTACAGACTGTTGATTATTTTCCAGCCTTTATCAACGACCCGTTTTTATTTGGGCAGATTAGCGCCCATCATGCCCTCAGTGACCTGTTTGCCATGGGTGCAGAACCCCAGAGTGCGCTGGCGATCGCAACTGTTCCCTATGGCAGTTCTGATGTTGTTGAAGAAACCCTGTTTCAATTGCTGGCGGGTGCCCTGAAAGTTCTCCATGAGGCTAAGGCAGACTTGATTGGCGGCCACACAACCGAAGCCAGAGAACTGGCGTTTGGACTGTCCTGTAACGGACTGGCCAATCCCCAGCGTCTACTGCACAAAAGGGGCATGAAACAGGGGCAGGTCTTAATCTTGACAAAAGCAATTGGGACAGGTGTTTTATTTGCTGCCAGTATGCGACAGAAGGCAAAAGGGCACTGGATCGATGGTGCGATTGAGTCGATGCTACAGTCAAACCAGAAGGCGGCAACCTGTTTCCTGGACCATCATTCCACGGCCTGTACGGATATTACGGGTTTTGGTTTGATGGGACACCTGCTGGAAATGATCCGGGCGGCAGAGGGGGTGGCCGTTCAAGTCAATCTGGAAGCGGTTCCCTTATTGAGTGGTGCCCTGGAAACAACTCGTCTGGGAATCACCAGTTCTCTCTATCCTCAAAATTCTCAGGCAATTGAGTTGATTGAGAACGCCTCGGAGGTGATTGACTACCCTCAATTCCCGCTTCTGTTTGACCCGCAAACATCCGGTGGTCTGCTGGCAGCCGTACCAGAGGCAGAAGGCGATCGCTGCCTGGCGGCCCTCCGCTCACTTGGCTACACCCGCAGCGCCATCATCGGGCATACCCTACCACCTGCAACAGATACAAGAGTTGTAAGAGTGGTTTTGAGTTGAACGGAAAAAAGAACAAAAAAGCGAGCCTGACAGGCAATTCTGCCAGACTCGCCTTTATTGTGAATTGCGACCTGCTGGAACATCGGTTCAGAATTCCAGGAAATCGGATTTCTTGTGAGAAATTCAACCAAACCTGGGTACCCAATACAAGAAATCTGATTTCTGTACCGGTGTTCTAGACAGCCGCAAAATAGTCTTTTGACTTCACAGGGTCAGGATTCATGGTCTTGTCACCAGGCTTCCAGCCAGCGGGGCAAACCTCATCCGGGTGAGATTGCACATACTGAATGGCTTGCAGGGTGCGCAGGGTTTCATCCACGCTGCGACCGAAGGCAAGGTTGTTGATGGTAGCGTGCTGAATAATCCCATCCTTGTCGATCAGGAACAGGCCACGCAGGGCAATCCCTTCCTCAGGTACGAGAACGTTGTAGGCGGTGCTGATTTCTTTCTTGATATCTGCTACCAGAGGATAGTTCAGATCACCAACACCACCGGATTTGCGATCGGTTTGAATCCATGCCAGGTGAGAAAAGGCGCTATCAACTGAAACACCCAAAATTTCGGTATTCAGTGCTTTGAACTCATCGTAGCGATCGCTAAATGCCGTAATTTCGGTTGGGCAAACGAAGGTAAAATCGAGGGGATAGAAGAAAAGAACAACGTACTTTCCTCGATAGTCAGACAGTTTGATTTCCTTAAACTCCTGATCGACCACAGCCGTTGCTGTAAAATCCGGTGCTGCCTGTCCGACTCGCAAACATCCTTCTTGCGTCATGAGAATAGTAGCCTCCTTGTATTGGTGCGCCTTGTAGATAAAGAACCGTCAATCAACGGTGTCGAACGGACATTTCCAGAGAGATACCCTGTCCGTTCACCCCTGTTTGATGACGAATTATTACAAATATATCATAGTCATAACGATTTTGAGTAAGGGATTTTGCGGTTTCTTCAACCCCCTGGTGGGCCTTAAACTACTTTGTTCTCCCTGCTTTATTCTCTCTGGCGCATCAACTGGCCTGGTTTTGTGAAGCGGCCCGGATTCGGATTTCCCCTGTTGCAGGAACAGAAGCTCCCCTGGACCTGCGGGTGGACGAAATCGATAGTTATACCTTGTCAGGGTATAGTTTTTACTTGTTTAAAGGACTGAAAACGCAAGGTTAACAGTGAATCTAACTCAGGTTTATACGTCGTATGACACTGGTTGAGACAAGCAGTAATCGCCTCCTTAAATGCAGAGAAGTCAGCATAATAAATCGAATATAAGCATTGCTTCTTGACAAACTTCCACAAGCGCTCAATCAAGTTGAGATTGGGAGAATAGACCGTTAGATACAACAACTCAATGTTCAATGATTGAGCCAACTCCATCACAACCGCACACTTCTGATACCGAGCGTTATCCAACACAAGCGTAATCGGAATGTCTAATCCCAGAGCTGCCAGTTTGTGCAGTAATTCACAGACACTTTGAGCGTTGATATAAGTCTCATTGGTGACGGTGATTAACGCATGAGTCACGGCGTTGAGGGCCCCTAAGACATTGAACCGTTGCCTTCCTGCCCCCGACTTGATAAACAAGCGTTCAAAGCACCACAAAAACCCTAAGTAGGCCCCCAGAACAAAATGGGCAGCATCGACAAAGAAGACGGCTCTCTGACCTGCTTTTGCCTCTTGCAGTCGTGGGTCTAGTTTTTTTGACGAACTCCTCCTGCGCTTCTACATCAGCTTTGGCGGGCAACATCCCCACTCGCCGACAACGCATCCCCATCGATTTGAGAAACACCCTCACTTGCTCCCGACTACGGACAATACCAGTCAGTTCTTCGATCTTGGCGCAAGCCTGCGCTAGGGTCTTTGGAGGATTTGCCCGGAAGTATGCTTCCAAAGTCTGTTGATGTTGTTTCAGTTCACTCTGGGGTCGATAAAAGGTCAATTCTTTGAGATTGCCGATCCCCCCAGTTTCATAATCTCGCAGATAGCTCAACAACGTTGGTTTTGTCACCCGAAGCAACCGGGTAATTTCCTGATGCGAGTATCCTTGACTTTTGAGATACAACGCTTCCATTTTTTGTTGCACACGCGGATGTGGATGGTGAAAGCGTTCGTAATGTAGTTGCTCAATCTCTTCGGCACTAAAGCTCAGTTGGATCATTGGGAGGCACCGTGCTCAACACTCAACGGTCTACCTCATTTCTACTTTATCTAGAGGGTAAAATCTATACCCCGGCAAAGTATACCATCTTCAAGCACTGATTCACACTGATTCACTCATTGATCGCGTGTTGTTTCAGATCGTTGAGCGAAACGTATTCCAGGGCAGAAGCATGGGTGGCAGAAAGGACAACAGGAGGAGCCACTCCATCATCGAGCGCCTCCTTCCAGCGAGAGGCACAGAGACACCAGCGATCGCCCGGCTTCAGCCCCGGAAAGGAAAATGCGGGTACCGGGGTAGTCAAATCATTCCCCCGGGATTTTGTATAGTGCAGAAACGCCTCAGTCACCTGGGCACAGACCACATGGGCACCAATGTCTCCTGCACCAGTACTGCACCTGCCATCCCGATAAAACCCGGTCATCGGAGAAGTACAACAGATCTTTAAGGGTTCTCCCAGCACATTTCTGGCTTCCGTCATGGTGGCAATATTCCTCCTGATGGGTTGTCAACGCTTAGGCTTGTGGATTCAATAAACCGAAAACTCAGAGTTCTACCACAGAGACACGGAGGGCACGGAGGTATTGCTCTGTGTTCTCTGTGCCTCAGTGGTGACGTTTCAGATTAGTAAGATTCTCATCCCTCAACCAAGACTTGAGAGGTCACAGTCCTTTCATTCGGTAGCTTAACGGGATGAATGAGCGATCGCAAGCAATGGATCGGCGTTTCTCACATTCAGGCTACTTCTCAGGTTTGTCCTCTTTCCGCACTTTGATACCTGCCTTCAGATAGTCCGTCAGGGCTTCCCCTAATTTTTCTTCCGGTGTCTTCGAGGGTTTGGGTCCAAAAAAGTCAGCCAGCAGCAAAGCAGTCAGAGTTGAAAAAACAATCAGTCCAGGAATCATAGTTCTAAGGTAAAGTGACGATTTTCTCTAATAGCCAACAATAGTTCATATGAACCATTTCTGGTACGAATATACACAAATATATAAAAACTCTCTGAGTAAAGGAAGTTCTGGTGAACCTGGATGGTCCACATTAGCGGCCTGGGACTGTAAATTGCTCGACTGGAATAATCTGTACATTCAACGTTAGGGTTGTCCTCAGAGCATTCTGCAAAAAATCCTGTACCAGCTCGACCTGGCGTTCGGTAATCGTATTGGGCCGAGCCACAACTTCCAGATCCACAACCAGTTCGCGCCCACGGCGATAGACATTCAGGCTGCGAATATCTCTGTCTGCAAATGTCAGGGTTTTGCGGCGCAGGAGCTGGTTAATTTCTGTACGAATTCGTTCCTTCACCAGCAAGTCTTGAAAGGAAACCCCCAGGGGAATTGCCAGCAAAATGAGGGCAGCCACTGAGATTGCCAGTCCCTTCTGGGCACGCGCAATCGAACCGTAACGGAACATCAGAAATACGAGTGCCCCACTAAAGATGATCCCGACCAGGTTGGTCATAAACAGGAGCAATGCACCCGTGGCAACAGGCTGGGAATTGACTGCAATTCCAATGCCAACCACTCCTAGAGGCGGTACCAGAGCAACCGCGATCGCGACTCCAGGCAAAGCATCTGCCACATCCCGCCGGGATTTGGCGTAAGCTCCGGCAGTTCCCGCGACCAGCGCTACTCCCAGATCAATTAAGGTAGGTCTGACCCGTGCCTGAATTTCTGGTGTTAAGGTTTCAATTCCAACAATCCGGACAACCAGGATAGCCAGCGCAATCGACAGGATGGTGCCTGAAATCAGTGACAGGGTAGAGCGATACAGGAGACGCCGATTTGCCAGTACCATCGAGAAGGCTACCCCCAGAATGGGACCCATCAGCGGTGCCACAATCATGGCACCAATAATGGTGGCGCTACTGTTTGCCAGCAGGCCCAGCGTGGCAATGATGACGGACAATGCCAGCAGCGTATAAAAAGTCAGGGATGGATTGGCTGTTCTCCAGAGGTTGCGGTTCAGACTGGCAAGGGGCAGGGGTTTGCTGCGTAACCAGGCCCACTCACCGCTGTTGCTGTGCTGAAGTTGTCTGAACTGCCTCCGAATCCTGACCAAAAACCGTTTGAGTTGATAGCGCTGTTTCATCGGTCATTTTTATTGGTATAACGTTTCTCAATTGAGTGAGGTACGGGAGTGTGAGGTGCAGCAGGGTGCTCCGCCCCCTCACTGTACCTCACACCCTTGAAAAGATAGCCCAGATCTCCAACTTCTCGAAGAAGTTGGAGATCTCTCACCCTCAGATCACTGCCATTCGGCTATAAATGGCATTGCTGAGTAATAGTTTGACTCCCATTTTGACTCAGCAACGCCCTCTGGACGCAAACACAATTACAGACACGATTACAGACTGTTGCCAATCAAGATAAACGGTGCCCAGTAGTAGGGATGGGAGAAGTTGGCAGGTGGCTGGTTGTCCATTGATTGCACTTCTATATCTGAGCGTGCAATGGCATCTCTGGCAGTCACTTTACCTTGCAATAAACTCAGTTGTGCCTGACGCAATGCCTCTGTCTTGGTCACGGGTTGTTGGGGGGTATCTTCTGCCAGGTAGTTATAAAACTGCTGCATTAACAGACTGGTACTGGCATCATTCACCAGCCAGAGGGATGCCAGCACCGCTCTGGCCTGGCGATTGAGGAAGTGAAA is from Leptothermofonsia sichuanensis E412 and encodes:
- the selD gene encoding selenide, water dikinase SelD; this translates as MILESQPIVQDLVLIGGGHAHAIALRLFGMKPLPGVRLTLITEASNTPYSGMLPGHVAGFYTTEECHIDLRPLCQFAGAQLYIDSAVGLDLAKNRVICANRPPVRFDLLSIDIGSTPQKPTVLGDEQVIIPAKPVPLFLENWRRIVEQVTKHPEQPLCLGIVGGGVGGVELALNVQSRLRAVLRAANKSPDGLTFHLFHRGAQLMPQHNRWVRSHFHQLLIQRGIQLHLQEEVYKVEAQSIHCKSGLVVNCDYVVWVTQAAAPEWLKQAGLAVDAKGFVLVDDTLRSLSHPQVFAAGDIATMVNHPRPKAGVFAVRQGKPLAQNLQRALQGKPLKPFSPQKHYLSLIGTGDRSAVASRGSFGWHSPLLWTWKDAIDRTFMEQFSQLPEMPGKRNSHQKSGDQKSEALLNSSMNWNEVSIHTHSNSYPDSAMPKSEDRQGGRNLASNLGHRLKTQPIAEMRCAGCGAKVGSTTLERVLQRIQSVPFSQHPLPTAPHSSRPDILIGLEASDDAAVVQVPAGMVMVQTVDYFPAFINDPFLFGQISAHHALSDLFAMGAEPQSALAIATVPYGSSDVVEETLFQLLAGALKVLHEAKADLIGGHTTEARELAFGLSCNGLANPQRLLHKRGMKQGQVLILTKAIGTGVLFAASMRQKAKGHWIDGAIESMLQSNQKAATCFLDHHSTACTDITGFGLMGHLLEMIRAAEGVAVQVNLEAVPLLSGALETTRLGITSSLYPQNSQAIELIENASEVIDYPQFPLLFDPQTSGGLLAAVPEAEGDRCLAALRSLGYTRSAIIGHTLPPATDTRVVRVVLS
- a CDS encoding peroxiredoxin, which gives rise to MTQEGCLRVGQAAPDFTATAVVDQEFKEIKLSDYRGKYVVLFFYPLDFTFVCPTEITAFSDRYDEFKALNTEILGVSVDSAFSHLAWIQTDRKSGGVGDLNYPLVADIKKEISTAYNVLVPEEGIALRGLFLIDKDGIIQHATINNLAFGRSVDETLRTLQAIQYVQSHPDEVCPAGWKPGDKTMNPDPVKSKDYFAAV
- a CDS encoding DUF2237 family protein, which produces MTEARNVLGEPLKICCTSPMTGFYRDGRCSTGAGDIGAHVVCAQVTEAFLHYTKSRGNDLTTPVPAFSFPGLKPGDRWCLCASRWKEALDDGVAPPVVLSATHASALEYVSLNDLKQHAINE
- a CDS encoding TIGR00341 family protein, encoding MKQRYQLKRFLVRIRRQFRQLQHSNSGEWAWLRSKPLPLASLNRNLWRTANPSLTFYTLLALSVIIATLGLLANSSATIIGAMIVAPLMGPILGVAFSMVLANRRLLYRSTLSLISGTILSIALAILVVRIVGIETLTPEIQARVRPTLIDLGVALVAGTAGAYAKSRRDVADALPGVAIAVALVPPLGVVGIGIAVNSQPVATGALLLFMTNLVGIIFSGALVFLMFRYGSIARAQKGLAISVAALILLAIPLGVSFQDLLVKERIRTEINQLLRRKTLTFADRDIRSLNVYRRGRELVVDLEVVARPNTITERQVELVQDFLQNALRTTLTLNVQIIPVEQFTVPGR